A single uncultured Acetobacterium sp. DNA region contains:
- a CDS encoding phosphatidylglycerol lysyltransferase domain-containing protein, which produces MNIFIRRQIQNVAIFLVIMIGFGNLFAALPLKFAKAFENIYKNMVDPNVMATHGILSFMLGLLMLLLAYSLYKRVRSAWFVEVIVLVATLVLQIVHFHRFTVPIVIIELFVLIVLLVSYKDFHRLPNRVTLKLAFIFIGISFMLLLINASFGLYIMRAHINDVHSIYQAVLNSINLLIFMDTNVLDIKNNLGQMYADSLIIMNWICIFASVLLLMKPLVYDYIHDKYDKEKVRKIVLAHGQNPMSYLSLENDKRYFFSKNVEGVCAYTIAGKVLVCCGDIICHKNDGFEFLTELLTFSRQNGWDILLLNVTECFLELYQTAQFGVVKYGEDACFELSKYNLAGGKVAKVRAAINHANKAGIIVQEYQPLKQQNLEIEKEILEISEEWLKSKTTSEMTFMLGGVGLDNPLDRRYFYARDAQGKMLGFVVFLPYLSGQGYLADVTRRKSDAPQGVLEKIIYEAFMLMRDEGIRIANMGLSPLFNVASGDKMTINEKLFAYIYDNMNSAYHFKALHHAKEKYAPTDWEERYLAYYPKPFSPHYAYAIIKAQNPKNISKVVYDSIIDREKIK; this is translated from the coding sequence TTGAATATATTTATCAGAAGACAGATCCAGAACGTTGCTATTTTTCTGGTGATTATGATCGGATTTGGGAACTTATTTGCGGCTTTGCCTTTAAAATTTGCTAAAGCGTTTGAAAATATTTATAAAAACATGGTCGATCCCAATGTTATGGCAACCCATGGGATATTGTCATTTATGTTGGGTCTGCTGATGCTTCTGCTTGCCTATAGCTTGTACAAACGAGTCCGTAGTGCCTGGTTTGTTGAGGTGATTGTGCTGGTGGCCACGCTGGTTTTGCAAATTGTTCACTTTCACCGATTTACGGTTCCCATTGTGATCATCGAGTTGTTTGTGTTAATCGTGCTGTTAGTTTCATATAAGGACTTTCACCGGTTGCCCAACCGGGTTACTTTGAAATTGGCATTTATCTTTATTGGCATTTCATTTATGCTGCTGCTAATCAATGCTTCGTTTGGTTTATATATTATGAGAGCGCATATCAATGATGTGCATTCAATCTATCAGGCAGTGTTAAATTCAATTAATCTGTTAATCTTTATGGATACCAATGTATTGGATATCAAAAATAACCTGGGTCAGATGTATGCCGACTCGTTAATCATCATGAATTGGATTTGTATTTTTGCTTCCGTGCTGCTACTGATGAAGCCCCTTGTTTATGACTATATTCATGATAAATACGATAAGGAAAAAGTTCGGAAGATTGTGCTTGCCCATGGACAAAATCCCATGTCTTATTTGTCACTTGAAAATGACAAACGTTATTTTTTCAGTAAAAACGTGGAAGGGGTCTGTGCCTATACCATTGCGGGAAAGGTTTTAGTTTGCTGTGGCGATATCATCTGCCATAAAAATGATGGTTTCGAGTTTTTAACAGAGTTGCTGACTTTTTCCAGACAAAATGGCTGGGATATACTCCTGCTCAATGTTACGGAGTGCTTTCTTGAATTATATCAAACGGCTCAGTTTGGGGTTGTAAAATACGGAGAAGACGCCTGCTTTGAACTTTCAAAATACAATCTGGCTGGTGGCAAAGTTGCAAAAGTTCGAGCTGCGATCAATCATGCCAACAAAGCCGGAATCATTGTTCAGGAATACCAGCCGCTAAAACAACAGAATCTGGAAATCGAAAAAGAAATATTAGAAATATCAGAAGAGTGGTTAAAAAGCAAAACAACCTCAGAAATGACATTTATGCTGGGCGGCGTCGGCCTGGACAATCCGCTTGACCGGCGATATTTTTATGCCCGGGACGCGCAGGGGAAAATGTTGGGATTTGTTGTTTTTTTGCCCTATTTGAGTGGACAGGGCTATCTTGCTGATGTCACCCGCAGAAAAAGTGACGCCCCCCAGGGGGTGCTAGAAAAAATTATTTATGAAGCATTTATGCTAATGAGGGATGAGGGAATCCGCATTGCAAATATGGGTCTTTCGCCGCTATTTAATGTGGCATCTGGAGATAAGATGACGATCAATGAAAAACTCTTTGCCTATATTTATGACAACATGAATAGTGCCTATCATTTTAAGGCGCTCCATCATGCCAAAGAAAAATATGCACCAACCGATTGGGAAGAACGCTACCTGGCTTATTATCCAAAACCTTTTTCACCGCATTATGCCTATGCGATCATCAAGGCTCAAAACCCCAAAAATATTTCTAAGGTCGTGTATGATTCAATTATCGACCGGGAAAAAATAAAATAA
- a CDS encoding FtsX-like permease family protein, which produces MNKLFYPKLALLNLKKNSSTYVPYILTCIGSIIAFYTMVSIQNNKGLDVMQGSESLKTLLFLGIIVIGIFAVIFLFYTNSFLIKRRKKELGLYSILGLEKKHIAKVLFYETLFVTVISLSLGLLGGVLIGKLLFLILLNLAHIKSPLAFKIDQMGLLYTTVVFLAIFGLTLFTNFLQVKLTNPIDLLRGSEKGEKEPKSSWLITLIGVISLGIGYAIALTVVDPVEAIILFFVAVIFVIIGTYALFTAGSVTLLKSLKKNKQFYYQPRNFVSVSGMIYRMKQNAVGLANICILSTMVLVTISTTVSLYIGQESMRRDYYPIDVSIIGAAETTDFSEIEKIVSAEKINTKVETTDELSFDMSTFTAFQEGSHFLPDMVTDEHLDLEYYNTVSKIITIPLADYNHMTNQNKTLADNEVLIFSAGENYQEQTVVFGENQFLVVEQLASIPMDFKKKLITGSSYYIIVKDEQTMMAIYDEMNANKDNGDGESAAINHALMFNLNGSENNINLFSEQMKASVGQLDPNTEVRNIYESLAELYGIFGGFLFLGVFLGSLFMMATVLIIYFKQISEGYEDSERFEIMQKVGMDKTEVKKTIGKQILMVFFLPLAGAIVHVAFAFPVITKMLAAFRLTNTTLIFLCTLVGVVVYALVYTAVYLLTARSYYKMIK; this is translated from the coding sequence CAATAAGGGGTTGGATGTAATGCAAGGTTCAGAAAGTCTGAAAACATTATTATTTCTAGGAATTATCGTCATCGGAATTTTTGCGGTGATTTTTCTTTTCTATACCAACAGTTTTCTGATTAAACGACGGAAAAAAGAGCTGGGGTTATATAGTATTCTGGGTCTGGAAAAGAAACATATCGCCAAGGTGCTATTTTATGAAACCTTATTTGTTACGGTCATCAGTTTGAGTTTGGGGCTCCTTGGTGGAGTTCTGATTGGAAAACTGTTGTTTCTAATTCTCCTTAATCTTGCTCATATTAAAAGTCCACTTGCTTTTAAGATTGATCAAATGGGTTTGTTGTATACAACGGTGGTATTTTTAGCGATTTTTGGCTTGACCCTGTTTACCAATTTCTTACAAGTGAAGTTGACCAACCCCATCGATTTATTAAGAGGGAGCGAGAAAGGGGAAAAAGAACCAAAATCCTCTTGGTTGATAACGCTTATCGGCGTGATTTCGCTTGGAATCGGCTATGCGATTGCTTTAACAGTGGTAGATCCGGTTGAAGCAATAATTCTTTTCTTTGTTGCCGTTATATTTGTCATCATCGGAACCTACGCTTTGTTTACTGCGGGGAGTGTCACGCTGCTAAAATCTTTAAAAAAGAATAAGCAATTCTACTATCAGCCCCGCAATTTTGTTTCAGTTTCCGGGATGATTTATCGGATGAAACAAAACGCTGTTGGTCTGGCAAATATCTGTATCCTCAGTACCATGGTACTCGTCACAATTTCGACTACCGTCTCGCTATACATCGGTCAGGAAAGTATGCGGCGGGATTATTATCCTATCGATGTGAGTATTATCGGTGCGGCCGAGACCACCGATTTTTCTGAGATTGAAAAAATTGTTTCAGCTGAAAAGATCAATACAAAGGTGGAAACGACTGATGAACTGTCTTTTGATATGAGTACTTTTACGGCCTTTCAGGAGGGTAGTCATTTTCTGCCGGATATGGTAACCGATGAACACTTGGATTTAGAATATTATAATACGGTCAGCAAAATTATCACCATCCCGCTGGCTGATTATAATCACATGACCAATCAAAATAAAACGTTAGCTGATAATGAGGTGCTGATTTTTTCAGCCGGTGAGAATTATCAAGAACAAACAGTGGTTTTTGGCGAAAATCAATTTCTGGTGGTTGAACAGCTAGCATCGATACCGATGGATTTTAAAAAGAAACTGATTACTGGGAGTAGCTACTATATCATTGTTAAGGACGAGCAGACGATGATGGCTATTTATGACGAAATGAATGCCAACAAAGATAATGGTGACGGCGAGTCAGCGGCGATTAATCACGCCTTGATGTTTAATTTAAATGGCAGTGAAAATAACATTAACCTTTTTTCAGAGCAAATGAAAGCTTCGGTTGGTCAGCTTGATCCAAATACTGAGGTGCGAAACATTTATGAATCGCTGGCGGAACTTTATGGAATATTCGGCGGCTTCTTATTCCTAGGCGTCTTTCTGGGCTCCCTGTTTATGATGGCCACGGTACTCATTATCTATTTCAAGCAAATTTCTGAAGGGTACGAAGACAGCGAACGGTTTGAAATCATGCAGAAGGTGGGGATGGACAAAACCGAGGTTAAAAAAACCATCGGCAAGCAGATTCTGATGGTCTTCTTTCTGCCACTGGCTGGTGCCATTGTGCATGTGGCCTTTGCTTTCCCGGTTATCACCAAGATGCTGGCAGCCTTCCGGCTTACCAACACGACTCTCATTTTTTTATGCACGCTTGTTGGTGTTGTGGTTTATGCATTGGTTTATACGGCGGTTTATCTACTCACCGCCAGATCCTATTATAAGATGATAAAATAA